Proteins co-encoded in one Populus trichocarpa isolate Nisqually-1 chromosome 10, P.trichocarpa_v4.1, whole genome shotgun sequence genomic window:
- the LOC18108777 gene encoding wound-responsive protein GWIN3 yields the protein MEITKFLGFSFLLFAFAATSFPEAVHAKDAAAVLDVFGHEVQAGARYLIVAPSTDNTTTLAVTATSKIICNSDVILSTLNESLPITFSPAIKSNDGVIREGSYLNVNFDAPSCRMGGVTTMWMIESEGLIVTTGGVDRLNRFKITKYEGDNSFYQLSFCPMSEPFCECSCVPVGVNSDKHLAPNVGPLLVMFEPDAY from the coding sequence atggaGATCACTAAATTTCtagggttctccttccttctctTTGCCTTCGCAGCAACTTCATTTCCTGAGGCCGTTCATGCCAAAGATGCTGCAGCAGTGCTCGATGTCTTCGGTCATGAGGTGCAAGCTGGTGCTCGTTATTTAATCGTAGCCCCCTCGACTGACAATACAACAACTCTTGCGGTCACTGCGACTAGCAAGATCATATGCAATTCAGATGTTATACTTTCCACTTTGAACGAGAGCCTCCCAATAACATTTTCACCTGCTATAAAATCCAACGATGGTGTCATCCGTGAAGGCTCTTATCTAAATGTGAACTTTGATGCACCCTCATGTAGGATGGGGGGCGTGACAACGATGTGGATGATTGAATCGGAAGGATTGATTGTGACCACAGGAGGTGTTGATAGATTGAATCGGTTTAAGATCACCAAGTATGAAGGTGATAATAGTTTTTATCAGCTTTCTTTTTGTCCAATGTCCGAACCCTTCTGTGAATGCTCATGCGTCCCAGTTGGCGTCAACAGTGACAAGCACTTGGCTCCCAATGTCGGCCCTCTTCTTGTGATGTTCGAACCAGATGCATATTGA
- the LOC127903957 gene encoding wound-responsive protein GWIN3-like, with amino-acid sequence MKITNVLGLSFLFFAFIGTSFPEAVHAKDAAAVLDVFGHEVQAGARYLIVAPSTDNTTTLAVTINGQVLCNSDVILSTLNESLPITFSPVIQSTDSVIREGTHLNVNFAGPSAMCLMGGVTPMWKIGFSTTLKGYIVTTGGVDRLNRFKITKYEGDNSFYQLSFCPMSEPFCECSCVPVGVNGDKNLVPGAGPLLVMFEPDE; translated from the coding sequence ATGAAGATCACTAACGTTCTAGggctctctttccttttctttgcctTCATAGGAACCTCATTTCCAGAGGCAGTTCATGCCAAAGATGCTGCAGCAGTGCTCGATGTCTTCGGTCATGAGGTGCAAGCTGGTGCTCGTTATTTAATCGTAGCCCCCTCGACTGACAATACAACAACTCTTGCAGTCACTATCAATGGCCAGGTCTTATGCAATTCAGATGTTATACTTTCCACATTGAACGAGAGCCTCCCAATAACATTTTCACCAGTTATACAATCCACCGATAGTGTCATCCGCGAAGGAACTCATCTAAATGTGAACTTTGCAGGGCCAAGTGCCATGTGCTTAATGGGAGGCGTGACACCCATGTGGAAAATCGGATTCAGTACAACACTGAAAGGATACATTGTGACCACTGGAGGTGTTGATAGATTGAATCGGTTTAAGATCACCAAGTATGAAGGTGATAATAGTTTTTATCAGCTTTCATTTTGTCCAATGTCCGAACCCTTCTGTGAATGCTCATGCGTCCCAGTTGGCGTCAACGGTGACAAGAACTTGGTTCCTGGTGCCGGCCCTCTTCTTGTTATGTTTGAACCAGATGAATAG